A window of Rubricoccus marinus contains these coding sequences:
- a CDS encoding alpha/beta fold hydrolase, which produces MSLLARLDPIAHAVRRARASTRASAGLSRRSLTLPDGREIVYLDGSRDELESRPPALFIHGIGASKDHWPPLAKPLAERLRVIAPDLPGFGESDRSPEGDYSMAAQGETVIAIADALGLDRFHLVGQSMGGRVVAETAARHAGRLFSLWMIAPAGAMGEEQSEMIEGLLAGEGIPLFGRTPEEYMETVAFTMSRPPRIPSLALRVLAAENAADYDLNREIFARMSTGFAVGPSTEDLLDGVDVPTLITWGEEDRVLHPSGAGSIAARMPRATVHHMPETGHIPMFEAPGDAAARYLEFLDAL; this is translated from the coding sequence ATGAGCCTGCTCGCTCGCCTCGATCCCATCGCCCACGCCGTGCGCCGCGCGCGGGCTTCCACCCGCGCCTCCGCGGGCCTCTCGCGCCGCAGCCTCACGCTCCCGGACGGACGCGAGATCGTGTACCTCGATGGCTCCCGGGACGAGCTCGAATCCCGTCCGCCGGCCCTCTTCATCCACGGCATCGGCGCGAGCAAGGACCACTGGCCGCCTCTCGCGAAGCCTCTGGCGGAGCGCCTGCGCGTGATCGCGCCGGACCTGCCCGGCTTTGGCGAAAGCGACCGCTCGCCAGAGGGGGACTACTCGATGGCGGCGCAGGGCGAGACCGTGATCGCGATCGCGGACGCGCTGGGGCTGGACCGCTTCCACTTGGTGGGTCAATCGATGGGCGGGCGCGTCGTCGCCGAGACGGCGGCGCGGCACGCCGGGCGCCTGTTCTCGCTGTGGATGATCGCGCCGGCGGGCGCGATGGGGGAGGAGCAGAGCGAGATGATCGAGGGGCTCCTGGCGGGCGAGGGCATCCCGTTGTTCGGGCGCACGCCAGAGGAGTACATGGAGACCGTGGCGTTTACCATGAGCCGCCCGCCGCGCATCCCCTCGCTCGCGCTGCGCGTGCTCGCGGCCGAGAACGCCGCCGACTACGACCTCAACCGGGAGATCTTCGCGCGCATGAGCACCGGCTTCGCCGTCGGCCCCTCGACGGAGGACCTCCTGGACGGCGTGGACGTGCCGACGCTGATCACGTGGGGCGAGGAGGACCGCGTCCTGCACCCCTCGGGCGCCGGCAGCATCGCCGCGCGGATGCCTCGCGCGACGGTCCACCACATGCCGGAGACGGGCCACATCCCGATGTTCGAGGCGCCTGGGGACGCCGCGGCGCGCTATCTGGAGTTTCTGGACGCGCTCTAG
- a CDS encoding chlorite dismutase family protein, whose protein sequence is MALDLQSAPKSDDTASGESRDASGLSLAERGKTAEGAPQSLDRRLFVQLLAYTGCTDATPLAEAAEAAGVGGAIYVGAQDPQSVAVLTFHEDPAFFVEDGRALHLSEPFRGLTPLPHLTMLGRTYSIGYEQDLIGALVAKPVKTIANPDWPWAVWYPLRRSGRFEREPREEQRRMLMEHGGIGRAFGKSDLAHDVRLACHGLDPNDNDFIAGLVGKDLHPLSAVVQKMRSTRQTAEFIDNLGPFFVGRAIWQSAGPYAWALEHTGSGH, encoded by the coding sequence ATGGCCCTCGACCTCCAGAGCGCCCCGAAATCCGACGACACCGCCTCTGGCGAGAGCCGCGACGCCAGCGGCCTCAGCCTCGCCGAGCGCGGCAAGACCGCCGAGGGCGCGCCCCAATCGCTCGACCGGCGCCTGTTCGTCCAACTCCTCGCCTACACCGGCTGCACCGACGCCACGCCTCTGGCGGAGGCCGCCGAGGCCGCGGGCGTGGGCGGCGCGATCTACGTCGGCGCGCAGGATCCGCAGAGCGTGGCCGTGCTCACGTTCCATGAGGACCCTGCGTTTTTCGTCGAGGACGGCCGGGCGCTGCACCTTTCGGAGCCGTTCCGCGGCCTCACGCCGCTCCCGCACCTCACGATGCTGGGCCGAACGTACTCCATCGGCTACGAGCAGGACCTGATCGGCGCGCTTGTCGCCAAGCCAGTCAAGACCATCGCCAACCCCGACTGGCCGTGGGCCGTGTGGTACCCGCTGCGCCGGAGCGGCCGTTTCGAGCGCGAGCCGCGCGAGGAGCAGCGCCGCATGCTCATGGAGCACGGCGGGATTGGCCGTGCCTTCGGCAAGTCCGACTTGGCGCACGACGTGCGCCTAGCCTGCCACGGCCTGGACCCCAACGACAACGACTTCATCGCCGGGCTCGTCGGCAAGGACTTGCACCCGCTCTCGGCGGTCGTCCAGAAGATGCGCTCCACGCGCCAAACCGCCGAGTTTATCGACAACCTCGGCCCCTTTTTCGTTGGCCGCGCCATCTGGCAGAGCGCCGGTCCCTACGCCTGGGCGCTGGAGCACACCGGCTCCGGCCACTAG
- the hemB gene encoding porphobilinogen synthase, giving the protein MFSPHASGADRPQRLRASAAVRGLVRETRLDPAAFVLPLFVRDGEGVRDEISSMPGVFQLSVDEAVKEAQEAAGLGVGGVLLFGIPAHKDAEGSAASGDDEAVQRATRAIKEAVPDLAVITDVCLCEYTDHGHCGFIGTDGELQLEASLPQHVEAAISHARAGADLVAPSSMIDGVVGAIRQGLDSAGFDHVGIFSYAVKYASAFYGPFRDAADSAPAFGDRRTHQMDPANAREALREAALDVAQGADMLMVKPAVAYLDIVRQIRDAFPDRPLGAYHVSGEYAMLKAAGARGWLDERRAVLETLTSLHRAGADVIITYYAAEAARWLKDGE; this is encoded by the coding sequence ATGTTTAGCCCCCACGCCTCTGGCGCCGACCGTCCCCAGCGCCTCCGTGCCTCCGCCGCCGTGCGCGGCCTCGTCCGCGAGACGCGCCTGGACCCCGCCGCGTTCGTCCTCCCGCTCTTCGTCCGCGATGGCGAAGGCGTCCGCGACGAGATCTCGTCCATGCCCGGCGTCTTCCAACTCTCGGTAGACGAGGCCGTCAAGGAGGCGCAAGAGGCGGCCGGTCTCGGCGTCGGCGGCGTGCTCCTCTTCGGGATCCCCGCGCACAAAGACGCCGAGGGCTCCGCGGCCTCTGGCGACGACGAGGCCGTGCAACGCGCCACGCGCGCCATCAAAGAAGCCGTGCCGGATCTCGCCGTCATCACCGACGTGTGCCTCTGCGAGTACACCGACCACGGCCACTGCGGCTTTATCGGGACCGACGGCGAGTTGCAGCTAGAGGCCTCGCTGCCTCAGCACGTCGAAGCCGCCATCAGCCACGCCCGCGCGGGCGCGGATCTCGTCGCGCCCTCGTCCATGATCGACGGCGTCGTGGGCGCCATCCGCCAGGGGCTCGATTCCGCGGGCTTCGACCACGTCGGCATTTTCAGCTACGCCGTGAAGTACGCCTCGGCGTTCTACGGCCCTTTCCGCGACGCCGCCGACAGCGCGCCGGCCTTTGGCGACCGCCGCACGCACCAGATGGACCCCGCGAACGCCCGCGAAGCGCTCCGCGAGGCCGCGCTCGACGTCGCCCAAGGCGCCGACATGCTCATGGTCAAGCCCGCCGTGGCCTACCTCGACATCGTCCGCCAGATCCGCGACGCCTTCCCGGACCGCCCGCTCGGCGCCTACCACGTCTCCGGCGAGTACGCCATGCTCAAGGCCGCTGGCGCCAGAGGCTGGCTCGACGAGCGCCGCGCCGTCCTGGAAACGCTCACCAGCCTCCACCGCGCCGGCGCCGATGTCATCATCACGTACTACGCCGCCGAAGCCGCCCGCTGGCTGAAAGACGGCGAGTAG
- a CDS encoding uroporphyrinogen-III synthase, which yields MTLEGRRVVVTRAEEQAGSLARGLRERGATPLLVPSIRFEPAEDPAPLAQAAREISRAAWVVFTSATGVEYGWGAIREAWPDGLPAGVRVAAVGSGTAEALQSAGAPVDFVPREAIGDVLIAELPIEAGDRVVLLRSHIGREAIASGLARRGAEVHDVTAYRTITEADPDAVADALRQRPDAITFTSPSTARGFLASVPDIGALAGLALVAIGPVTAEALPPFGLRASAVADPHTVGGILATLDALYA from the coding sequence ATGACGCTGGAGGGCCGCCGAGTCGTCGTCACGCGCGCCGAAGAGCAGGCGGGCTCGCTCGCCAGAGGCCTGCGCGAGCGCGGCGCGACGCCCCTTCTCGTGCCGTCGATCCGCTTCGAGCCCGCCGAGGACCCCGCGCCTCTGGCGCAGGCCGCGCGCGAGATCAGCCGCGCCGCCTGGGTCGTGTTCACGAGCGCGACGGGCGTGGAGTACGGCTGGGGCGCGATCCGCGAGGCGTGGCCGGACGGCCTGCCCGCCGGGGTGCGGGTCGCCGCCGTCGGCTCCGGGACCGCCGAAGCGCTCCAGAGCGCGGGCGCGCCCGTCGACTTCGTCCCGCGAGAGGCCATCGGCGATGTCCTCATCGCCGAACTGCCGATCGAAGCGGGCGACCGCGTCGTCCTCCTCCGCTCGCACATCGGCCGCGAGGCCATCGCCAGCGGCCTCGCCCGCCGCGGCGCCGAGGTCCACGACGTGACGGCCTACCGCACGATCACCGAGGCCGACCCCGACGCGGTGGCCGACGCGCTCCGCCAGCGGCCGGACGCCATCACGTTTACCTCGCCTTCCACCGCCAGAGGCTTTCTGGCCTCGGTCCCGGACATCGGCGCACTTGCCGGTCTCGCGCTCGTCGCCATCGGCCCCGTGACCGCCGAGGCGCTACCGCCCTTTGGTCTCCGCGCGAGCGCCGTCGCCGACCCCCACACCGTCGGCGGCATCCTCGCCACGCTCGACGCCCTCTACGCCTGA
- a CDS encoding VOC family protein yields MSALRPFHIAFPVRDLESSRAFYGGVLGCPEGRSSDEWVDFNLYGHQIVAHIAPIPERPEPDHSNAVDGHDVPVPHFGIVLTMDDWRALAERVTAAGVEFVIEPYIRFEGQPGEQGTMFFLDPSGNALEFKAFEDLSSLFAK; encoded by the coding sequence ATGAGCGCTCTCCGCCCGTTCCACATCGCGTTCCCCGTCCGCGATCTCGAATCGTCCCGCGCCTTCTACGGCGGCGTCCTGGGCTGCCCCGAAGGGCGGAGCTCGGACGAGTGGGTCGACTTCAACCTCTACGGCCACCAGATCGTCGCCCACATCGCGCCGATCCCCGAGCGCCCGGAGCCCGACCACAGCAACGCCGTGGACGGCCACGACGTGCCGGTGCCCCACTTCGGCATCGTGCTCACCATGGATGACTGGCGAGCGCTCGCCGAGCGCGTCACCGCCGCGGGCGTCGAGTTCGTGATCGAGCCCTACATCCGCTTTGAGGGCCAGCCCGGCGAGCAGGGCACGATGTTCTTCCTGGACCCCTCGGGCAACGCGCTGGAGTTCAAGGCCTTCGAGGACCTCTCGTCGCTGTTCGCGAAGTAG
- a CDS encoding NAD(P)-dependent oxidoreductase, which translates to MTDALSIVSLGLDGDRVGVDVREAWALGAEEVAALLAEAKAEGLGACLLSTCYRVEWVLSGARPHAELLAWARQRLIRVGPDASLEGFVEREGEDATRHLIRVASGLESAVLGEAQILGQVRRARAAAQRAGTLTPPLRAAMDAAVRTGQSVRRTTDLGRGAASTASASVRIAEASASGVRGRHVLVIGGGQMGRLLMGLLPASRPASVTLVSAHVPPHPGFSVVRPAALADVLPAADVVFAATDREAIPLGLAQEAWADGRARTVVDLGVPRNVPLAVGALPGVSLHDIDALGAVVDAGLQAREAAIPEAEAKVATALDELRYEMEGLRREAFIADLRREAEAVRQETVAYVCGRCTDRTCEPAPGRASRCSDPQQLTRTLTTRLFHDLTASLRQRQDNLSEDDLRRLFALDDD; encoded by the coding sequence ATGACCGACGCGCTTTCGATTGTATCTCTCGGCCTCGACGGCGACCGCGTCGGCGTGGACGTGCGGGAAGCGTGGGCGCTCGGCGCCGAGGAGGTGGCGGCGCTCCTGGCGGAGGCGAAGGCGGAGGGGCTCGGCGCGTGCTTGCTTTCCACCTGCTACCGCGTGGAGTGGGTGCTCAGCGGCGCACGCCCGCACGCGGAGCTTCTCGCGTGGGCGCGCCAGAGGCTGATCAGGGTGGGGCCGGACGCCTCGCTGGAGGGCTTCGTGGAGCGCGAGGGGGAAGACGCCACGCGGCATCTCATCCGGGTCGCCAGCGGCCTGGAATCCGCCGTGCTCGGCGAGGCGCAGATCCTCGGGCAGGTTCGCCGCGCCCGCGCCGCCGCGCAACGCGCCGGGACGCTCACGCCGCCGCTGCGCGCGGCGATGGACGCCGCCGTCCGCACGGGCCAGAGCGTGCGCCGCACGACCGACTTGGGCCGCGGCGCGGCCTCGACGGCTTCGGCCTCGGTCCGCATCGCCGAAGCCAGCGCCTCTGGCGTCCGCGGCCGGCACGTCTTGGTCATCGGCGGGGGGCAGATGGGGCGCCTGCTGATGGGCCTGTTGCCGGCCTCGCGCCCGGCCTCGGTCACGCTCGTCTCGGCGCACGTGCCGCCGCACCCCGGCTTCTCGGTTGTCCGCCCGGCCGCGCTTGCCGACGTGCTCCCAGCCGCCGACGTGGTCTTCGCCGCGACCGACCGCGAGGCGATCCCGCTCGGGCTAGCGCAAGAGGCCTGGGCCGACGGCCGCGCGCGGACCGTGGTAGACCTCGGCGTGCCGCGCAACGTGCCTCTGGCGGTGGGCGCGCTCCCGGGCGTCTCGCTGCACGACATCGACGCGCTCGGCGCGGTCGTGGACGCGGGGCTGCAGGCGCGAGAGGCGGCCATCCCCGAAGCCGAGGCCAAGGTGGCGACCGCGCTGGACGAGCTGCGCTACGAGATGGAAGGGCTCCGCCGCGAGGCCTTTATCGCCGATCTCCGCCGCGAGGCCGAAGCCGTGCGCCAGGAGACCGTCGCGTACGTCTGCGGCCGGTGCACGGACCGCACCTGCGAGCCCGCCCCCGGCCGCGCCTCGCGCTGCAGCGACCCGCAGCAGCTCACGCGCACGCTCACCACCCGCCTGTTCCACGACCTCACGGCCTCGCTCCGCCAGAGGCAGGACAACCTCTCCGAGGACGACCTCCGCCGCCTTTTCGCCCTCGACGATGACTAG
- the hemE gene encoding uroporphyrinogen decarboxylase: MSRFLDALAGKPVDATPVWFMRQAGRYLPEYRAIREKHSFLTMVKTPEIAAEITLQPIRRFGLDAAVIYSDLLPPLQTMGLGLHFEKGVGPVIENPINTPKDVDMLATPPAGETMMYTPEAIKLVKAELDPLGIPVLGFAGAPFTLAAYAIEGGGSKKYEKTRVFMYTEPAAWRRLMDKLVTVAGSFLTEQAKAGAGALQVFDSWAGALSRYDYERYAAPYTAKLIAIAQKTGLPVVHFTTGTAGHLDAIAAAGGDVIGVDSGPSLKEAYERTGGKPLQGNLDPYLLQAPWRELKAQTDRVLAEAPKTGYVFNTGHGLVPATPPDAVARLTDYVREQTSA; the protein is encoded by the coding sequence ATGTCCCGATTCCTCGACGCCCTCGCAGGCAAACCCGTCGACGCCACGCCCGTGTGGTTTATGCGGCAGGCCGGCCGCTACCTCCCCGAGTACCGCGCCATCCGTGAGAAGCACAGCTTTCTCACGATGGTCAAGACGCCGGAGATCGCCGCCGAGATCACGCTGCAGCCCATCCGCCGCTTCGGCCTGGACGCGGCCGTGATCTACTCGGACCTGCTGCCGCCGCTGCAGACGATGGGCCTCGGGCTCCACTTCGAGAAGGGCGTCGGGCCGGTCATCGAGAACCCGATCAACACGCCAAAGGACGTGGACATGCTCGCCACGCCCCCCGCGGGCGAGACGATGATGTACACGCCAGAGGCCATCAAGCTGGTCAAGGCGGAACTGGACCCGCTCGGGATTCCCGTCCTCGGCTTCGCGGGCGCGCCGTTCACGCTCGCGGCCTACGCGATCGAGGGCGGAGGCTCCAAGAAGTACGAGAAGACCCGCGTGTTCATGTACACCGAGCCCGCCGCGTGGCGGCGGCTCATGGACAAGCTGGTTACCGTCGCGGGCAGCTTCCTGACGGAGCAGGCCAAGGCCGGCGCCGGTGCGCTGCAGGTCTTCGACTCGTGGGCAGGCGCCCTCTCGCGCTACGACTACGAGCGCTACGCGGCGCCGTACACGGCCAAGCTGATTGCCATCGCGCAGAAGACCGGCCTCCCCGTCGTCCACTTCACGACCGGCACCGCTGGCCACCTGGACGCCATCGCAGCCGCTGGCGGCGACGTGATCGGCGTGGACTCCGGGCCGTCTCTCAAAGAAGCCTACGAGCGCACGGGCGGCAAGCCGCTTCAGGGCAACCTGGACCCGTACCTCCTGCAGGCGCCCTGGCGCGAGCTCAAGGCGCAGACCGACCGCGTCCTCGCCGAAGCGCCCAAGACCGGCTACGTGTTCAACACCGGCCACGGCCTGGTCCCCGCCACCCCGCCCGACGCCGTCGCGCGCCTCACCGACTACGTGCGCGAGCAGACGAGCGCGTGA
- the hemC gene encoding hydroxymethylbilane synthase produces MTSLRLGTRTSRLAMWQARHVADTLRAAWPGLSVELVPFVTEGDKTLDKPLPEIGGKGLFTLELESALLDGRIDLAVHSLKDLPTDDPDGLTVGATTERADPRDAWICPSGDTLESLASGAVIGTSSLRRGAQILRQRPDVVIQSIRGNVETRIRKVQEGGYAAGILALAGLDRLEITDRAASILDLDTMLPAPGQAALGVQTRSDDPDVLRLIAALDHAETRASVTAERAFLAGLGGGCSAPIAALGTASGDRLHLRTRVVSTDGARTVEVRVDGPFDAENALASGAALGARAAEEALAGGAKTLLP; encoded by the coding sequence ATGACTAGCCTCCGCCTCGGCACCCGCACCTCCCGCCTCGCGATGTGGCAGGCCCGCCACGTCGCGGACACGCTCCGCGCCGCGTGGCCCGGCCTGAGCGTCGAACTCGTCCCGTTCGTGACCGAGGGCGACAAAACGCTGGACAAGCCGCTGCCCGAGATCGGCGGCAAGGGGCTGTTCACGCTCGAACTCGAATCGGCGCTTCTCGACGGCCGCATTGACCTCGCCGTCCACTCTCTCAAGGACCTCCCGACCGACGACCCCGACGGCCTGACGGTCGGCGCGACGACCGAGCGGGCCGACCCGCGCGACGCCTGGATCTGCCCCTCGGGCGACACGCTCGAAAGCCTCGCCTCTGGCGCGGTCATCGGCACGAGCAGCCTCCGCCGCGGCGCGCAGATCCTGCGCCAGAGGCCGGACGTGGTGATCCAGTCCATCCGCGGCAACGTGGAGACGCGGATCCGGAAGGTGCAGGAGGGCGGCTACGCGGCAGGCATCCTCGCGCTCGCCGGCCTGGACCGGCTGGAGATCACCGACCGCGCCGCGTCCATTCTGGACCTCGATACCATGCTGCCGGCGCCCGGCCAGGCCGCCCTCGGCGTCCAGACCCGCTCGGACGATCCGGACGTGCTGCGCCTCATCGCCGCGCTGGACCACGCCGAAACGCGCGCGTCCGTAACCGCCGAGCGCGCCTTTCTCGCCGGCCTCGGCGGCGGCTGCAGCGCGCCCATCGCCGCACTCGGGACCGCCTCTGGCGACCGGCTGCACCTCCGCACGCGCGTCGTCTCGACCGACGGCGCCCGGACCGTCGAGGTCCGCGTGGACGGCCCGTTCGACGCCGAGAACGCGCTCGCCTCTGGCGCCGCGCTCGGCGCCCGCGCGGCGGAAGAAGCCCTCGCCGGCGGCGCCAAAACGCTCCTCCCATGA
- the hemH gene encoding ferrochelatase translates to MPTPPAKPIGVLFMAYGGPESLDEIAGYLSDIRHGRPTTTAVLDEITNNYRMIGGKSPIMGLTKAQIDGAMAHLNPPGEPERFKAYLGMRHWAPWIEETVGQMLDDGIEQAVAIVLAPHFSSMSIAKYQAKVKAGLELYRGDIEFSYVDAYFDADLLIDAFAARVREGIEAFPEEEQDEVHVVLSAHSLPVRILREGDPYQDQLWTTARLIAERAGLREDQWSWSYQSEGRSPEPWLGPQLEDHVPTLQDERGIDKVVSLAIGFVSDHVEILFDIDIEAQKAAKERGMTLVRPPSLNDDPRFVRLIAELVEGQAAEAGWIASDVRAASAGAPTMPMPEGTTSPV, encoded by the coding sequence ATGCCTACTCCTCCCGCCAAACCCATCGGCGTCCTCTTCATGGCCTACGGCGGCCCCGAGTCTCTCGACGAGATCGCGGGCTACCTCTCCGACATCCGCCACGGCCGGCCGACGACGACGGCCGTTCTGGACGAGATCACGAACAACTACCGCATGATCGGCGGCAAGTCGCCCATCATGGGGCTGACCAAGGCGCAGATCGACGGCGCGATGGCGCACCTCAACCCGCCCGGCGAGCCCGAGCGGTTCAAGGCGTACCTCGGCATGCGCCACTGGGCGCCGTGGATCGAGGAGACCGTCGGTCAGATGCTGGACGACGGGATCGAGCAGGCCGTCGCGATCGTCCTCGCGCCGCACTTCTCGTCCATGTCCATCGCGAAGTACCAGGCCAAGGTGAAGGCAGGCCTGGAGCTCTACCGCGGCGACATCGAGTTCAGCTACGTCGACGCGTACTTCGACGCCGACCTCCTGATCGACGCGTTCGCGGCGCGCGTGCGCGAGGGCATCGAGGCGTTTCCCGAAGAGGAGCAGGACGAGGTGCACGTCGTGCTCAGCGCGCACAGCCTGCCGGTCCGCATCCTCCGCGAGGGCGACCCCTACCAGGACCAGCTCTGGACGACGGCGCGACTTATCGCCGAGCGCGCCGGGCTCCGCGAGGACCAGTGGAGCTGGAGCTACCAGAGCGAGGGCCGCAGCCCCGAGCCGTGGCTCGGGCCGCAACTCGAAGACCACGTGCCGACGCTCCAGGACGAGCGCGGCATCGACAAGGTTGTGAGCCTCGCGATTGGCTTCGTGAGCGACCACGTCGAGATCCTGTTCGACATCGACATCGAGGCGCAAAAGGCGGCCAAGGAACGCGGCATGACGCTCGTGCGCCCGCCCTCGCTCAACGACGACCCGCGCTTCGTGCGGCTCATCGCCGAACTCGTAGAAGGCCAGGCCGCCGAGGCCGGCTGGATCGCGTCCGACGTGCGCGCCGCCTCCGCGGGCGCCCCGACCATGCCGATGCCCGAGGGCACCACCTCGCCCGTCTAG
- a CDS encoding MerR family transcriptional regulator: MPSPDLLTVRQAADLLGVHIDTIRRWTDEGRLPETRTPGGHRRIPRDAAEAMRETGSKGGRTPLAGGLPETHNPADRAWAQHAVVHARYELTSKPSDWSDALTEADKQQSRENGRRLMGLLLQYVSGSTDESALWPEVGRLTRNYARKLKSRGVPYTDALRATLFFRDVLSESTAYYPHLNEQPVTDQVALVRKVNTFTNEVQLAIAEAYDRALPE; encoded by the coding sequence ATGCCCTCCCCCGACCTCCTCACCGTCCGCCAGGCTGCCGACTTGCTCGGCGTCCACATCGACACCATCCGGCGTTGGACGGACGAGGGGCGGTTGCCGGAGACGCGCACGCCGGGCGGCCACCGGCGCATCCCGCGCGACGCCGCCGAGGCGATGCGCGAGACCGGCAGCAAAGGCGGACGGACGCCTCTGGCGGGCGGGCTCCCGGAAACCCACAACCCCGCCGACCGCGCGTGGGCGCAGCACGCCGTGGTCCACGCCCGCTACGAGCTGACCTCGAAGCCGTCCGACTGGAGCGACGCGCTGACCGAGGCCGACAAGCAGCAGAGCCGCGAAAACGGCCGCCGCCTGATGGGGCTCCTGCTCCAGTACGTCTCCGGCAGCACGGACGAGTCCGCGCTCTGGCCCGAGGTGGGCCGCCTGACGCGGAACTACGCCCGCAAGCTCAAAAGCCGCGGCGTGCCCTACACCGACGCCCTCCGCGCGACGCTCTTTTTCCGCGACGTGCTCTCGGAGTCCACCGCCTACTACCCGCACCTCAACGAGCAGCCCGTAACCGACCAGGTCGCGCTCGTGCGGAAGGTGAACACGTTTACCAACGAGGTCCAGCTCGCCATCGCTGAGGCGTACGACCGGGCGCTGCCCGAGTAG
- the hemG gene encoding protoporphyrinogen oxidase produces the protein MTDRTDVLVLGGGMAGLAAALRLAEAGRSVRLLEASERLGGVVKTLRQDGFVADVGPDVFLVRKPGAARLAAQLGVETAPARGGALIQRRGRLYPLPSGLSGLVPGRLGPLLTTRALPLAARLRAGAEPLVRRRAGDDDESLQAFAIRRFGRGAWDGLIEPLLGGLYGADAGPISLRATLPHLHTREREGPLLSWRAAAASGAPGSPFQRPIRGMDALPDAVVSALQSLGVHLHTHTPVESVAMDARGAAVQSGGDTFEADALLVALPAPAAARALAPLGADLASPLAAVPMGSAAVAIVGFESAGLDVPDVSGWLVPRREGGPVQAVTLLSRKHPGTAPDGHDLARVFLRPEAAAASGDGALLSAAREHLRQRLGLRADPMFTAVQRWQAASPRYTLGHPERLAALDAARARYPRLALAGAALRGVGLPDVIAGAEAAADHLLDSLSR, from the coding sequence GTGACCGACCGCACCGATGTCCTCGTTCTCGGAGGCGGCATGGCCGGCCTCGCCGCCGCGCTCCGCCTCGCCGAGGCCGGGCGCAGCGTGCGGCTTCTGGAAGCGTCCGAGCGCCTGGGCGGCGTCGTCAAAACGCTCCGGCAGGACGGGTTTGTGGCCGACGTGGGGCCGGACGTGTTCCTGGTCCGCAAGCCGGGTGCGGCGCGCCTGGCCGCGCAGTTGGGAGTGGAGACCGCACCCGCCAGAGGCGGCGCACTGATCCAGCGCCGCGGGCGGCTCTACCCGCTCCCGTCCGGCCTCTCAGGCCTCGTCCCTGGCCGGCTGGGTCCGCTGCTCACGACGCGGGCGCTGCCTCTGGCGGCGCGACTCCGCGCGGGCGCCGAGCCGCTCGTGCGGCGCCGGGCCGGGGACGACGACGAGAGCCTGCAAGCGTTCGCGATCCGGCGCTTTGGCCGCGGCGCGTGGGACGGCTTGATCGAGCCGCTGCTCGGCGGGCTATACGGCGCCGACGCTGGGCCGATCTCGCTTCGCGCCACGCTTCCGCACCTCCACACGCGCGAGCGCGAGGGGCCGCTCTTGAGCTGGCGCGCCGCCGCGGCCTCTGGCGCCCCGGGCTCGCCGTTCCAGCGCCCCATCCGCGGCATGGACGCGCTGCCCGACGCCGTCGTCTCCGCGCTCCAGAGCCTCGGTGTCCATCTCCATACCCACACGCCCGTCGAATCCGTCGCGATGGACGCCAGAGGCGCGGCGGTCCAGAGCGGCGGCGACACGTTCGAGGCCGACGCGCTTCTCGTCGCGCTCCCGGCGCCCGCCGCCGCGCGAGCCCTCGCGCCGCTGGGCGCCGACCTCGCCTCGCCTCTGGCGGCCGTTCCGATGGGCAGCGCCGCGGTCGCGATCGTCGGCTTCGAGAGCGCTGGGCTGGACGTGCCCGACGTGTCGGGCTGGCTCGTGCCGCGCCGCGAGGGCGGGCCCGTCCAGGCTGTTACGCTTCTCTCGCGCAAGCACCCCGGCACGGCGCCCGACGGCCACGACCTCGCGCGCGTTTTCCTCCGCCCCGAGGCCGCCGCAGCCTCTGGCGACGGCGCGCTGCTCAGCGCTGCGCGCGAGCACCTCCGCCAGAGGCTCGGCCTTCGCGCCGACCCCATGTTTACGGCCGTCCAGCGGTGGCAGGCCGCCTCGCCGCGCTACACGCTCGGCCACCCCGAGCGCCTCGCCGCGCTCGACGCCGCCCGTGCGCGCTACCCGCGCCTCGCGCTCGCCGGCGCCGCCCTCCGCGGCGTGGGCCTGCCCGACGTGATCGCGGGCGCCGAAGCCGCCGCCGACCACCTTCTCGACTCTCTTTCCCGATGA